The following proteins are encoded in a genomic region of Roseinatronobacter sp. S2:
- a CDS encoding Lrp/AsnC family transcriptional regulator — translation MPNSLDDLDRRILRELQDDASQSLDEIARKVGSSKTPVWNRVRKLRAAGVITRQTVLLDPEALGLEACFFVLVRTAAHEADWQQRFLHAVRARPEVMEAHRLAGDIDYILKVRVPNARAYDRFYQALISEVSIHNVTALLSMEEIKATTILPLGDDGA, via the coding sequence ATGCCAAACAGTCTGGATGATCTGGACAGGCGCATTCTGCGTGAACTTCAGGACGATGCAAGCCAGTCGCTTGATGAAATTGCGCGCAAAGTCGGGTCCAGCAAGACACCGGTATGGAATCGGGTGCGCAAACTGCGCGCAGCCGGTGTCATCACGCGCCAGACCGTGCTTCTGGACCCCGAAGCACTGGGGCTGGAGGCCTGTTTTTTCGTTCTGGTGCGCACCGCAGCCCATGAAGCCGATTGGCAGCAACGGTTCCTGCACGCTGTTCGCGCGCGCCCGGAAGTGATGGAGGCCCACCGCCTTGCTGGCGATATTGACTATATTCTGAAAGTGCGCGTCCCAAATGCCCGCGCCTATGACAGGTTCTATCAGGCCCTGATATCAGAGGTTAGCATCCACAATGTCACGGCATTATTGTCGATGGAAGAAATCAAGGCGACGACAATTCTGCCGCTGGGGGATGATGGCGCGTGA
- a CDS encoding ferredoxin--NADP reductase: MDQIAPATKATPTLPDAQTVTSVTHYTDRLFAFRCTRPLSLRFRSGEFVMIGLLGDNGKPLLRAYSIASPSWDEELEFYSIKVSDGPLTSRLQHIQPGDQIILRPKPVGTLVLDALLPGKRLWMLATGTGIAPFASLLRDPETWEKYEQVVVMHTCREQAELTYGRNLIEALPDDPLIGELVGDKLLYYPATTREDGQYTGRVTDNLSSGKVFADLGIAPLDPATDRAMVCGSLAFNLDIKKVLEDAGLTEGANSSPAEYVVEKAFVD; encoded by the coding sequence ATGGACCAAATCGCACCCGCAACCAAAGCAACCCCGACCTTGCCAGATGCGCAGACCGTCACGTCGGTGACGCATTACACGGACCGGCTGTTTGCCTTCCGGTGCACACGCCCGCTTAGCCTGCGGTTCCGGTCGGGTGAATTTGTGATGATCGGATTGTTGGGGGACAATGGCAAGCCGCTACTACGGGCCTATTCCATTGCGTCGCCATCCTGGGATGAGGAACTGGAGTTTTATTCGATCAAGGTGTCTGATGGACCGCTGACATCGCGCCTTCAGCATATCCAGCCCGGTGACCAGATCATCCTGCGCCCCAAACCTGTGGGCACTTTGGTGCTGGATGCATTGCTTCCGGGCAAGCGGCTTTGGATGCTGGCCACCGGCACCGGCATTGCCCCTTTCGCATCCTTGCTGCGCGATCCTGAAACATGGGAAAAATATGAGCAGGTGGTTGTCATGCACACCTGCCGCGAGCAGGCCGAACTGACCTATGGGCGCAACCTGATCGAAGCCTTGCCTGACGACCCGCTGATTGGCGAGCTGGTGGGCGACAAGCTGCTGTATTACCCCGCGACAACCCGCGAAGACGGGCAGTATACGGGCCGCGTCACCGATAACCTGTCATCAGGCAAGGTGTTTGCGGATCTGGGCATTGCCCCGCTGGACCCCGCCACCGACCGTGCCATGGTTTGTGGTTCGCTGGCGTTTAATCTGGACATCAAAAAGGTACTGGAAGATGCCGGCCTGACGGAAGGCGCCAACAGTTCACCTGCTGAATATGTGGTCGAGAAGGCATTTGTGGACTAA
- a CDS encoding ATP-binding protein, with amino-acid sequence MALLFEGVLEYDEQSNPWHFNSGLILGIVAASAALTTLLWSMFASWLPWDVTPGMIGVATLAAVFVSVVVATPAVLFGYSLVERILAVKAQLRRALVAADVANRSKTEFLANMSHEIRTPLNGVLGMAQVLETTELTPEQRAALTMIGESGEVLMGIIADVLDLAKIEVGEISLDPTAQPVAKPIRDMVELFRARAVQNGTELRVCVDATVPDLAVFDSVRVRQCLANLVSNAVKFTSDGHVTVLVCAKAEGAGWAISITVTDSGMGIDPAVQQRLFKPFEQADAATARRYGGTGLGLAISRKLARLMGGDITLTSVPGEGASFVFTFAAGTVTESASKPRISQPLFAAQERLLEGRTILVVDDSRINRHVVLGLLKPLGPRCLEAENGVAALEILSRTKVDVVLLDMQMPVMDGPQTLKALRDLGGPMANIPVIALTANVMSGRKADYLARGFQGFLAKPLNRAELLAEISAVAGWQIGPAIQTDPR; translated from the coding sequence GTGGCCTTGCTTTTTGAAGGTGTTCTTGAGTATGACGAACAAAGCAATCCGTGGCACTTCAATTCCGGCCTGATACTGGGCATCGTCGCTGCAAGCGCGGCCCTGACGACCCTTCTGTGGTCTATGTTTGCCAGTTGGCTGCCATGGGATGTGACACCTGGCATGATTGGCGTGGCCACACTTGCCGCGGTATTTGTTTCCGTGGTTGTGGCGACCCCTGCCGTGCTGTTCGGGTATTCCCTTGTTGAACGCATTCTGGCCGTCAAGGCCCAGTTGCGCCGCGCGTTGGTGGCTGCGGATGTGGCCAATCGGTCAAAAACCGAATTTCTTGCAAATATGAGCCATGAAATACGCACCCCTCTGAACGGGGTCTTGGGCATGGCGCAAGTGCTTGAAACCACCGAGCTGACACCAGAGCAGCGCGCAGCCCTTACTATGATTGGCGAGTCTGGTGAAGTGTTGATGGGGATCATTGCCGATGTCCTTGATCTGGCAAAAATCGAGGTCGGTGAAATTTCACTGGACCCGACTGCGCAACCTGTTGCGAAGCCTATTCGCGATATGGTTGAATTGTTTCGTGCGCGTGCTGTTCAAAACGGGACAGAGTTGCGGGTTTGCGTCGATGCGACAGTGCCGGATCTGGCTGTGTTTGATTCTGTCAGGGTCCGGCAGTGTCTGGCCAATCTGGTGTCGAATGCCGTCAAGTTCACATCGGATGGTCACGTCACTGTCTTGGTCTGTGCAAAGGCGGAGGGGGCAGGCTGGGCAATCTCGATAACTGTTACGGACAGCGGTATGGGAATCGACCCTGCCGTGCAGCAGCGTTTGTTCAAGCCCTTCGAGCAAGCGGATGCAGCGACGGCGCGCCGCTATGGTGGCACGGGGTTGGGGCTGGCCATTTCGCGCAAGCTGGCGCGCCTGATGGGCGGTGATATTACGCTGACATCTGTGCCCGGCGAAGGGGCGAGTTTTGTTTTTACATTCGCCGCTGGCACGGTCACCGAATCTGCCTCGAAACCAAGGATATCGCAGCCACTATTTGCGGCGCAAGAACGGCTGCTGGAAGGGCGCACCATCCTTGTGGTTGATGACAGCCGCATCAACCGCCATGTTGTTCTTGGGCTGCTGAAGCCACTTGGGCCACGTTGTCTGGAGGCCGAGAACGGGGTTGCTGCGCTTGAAATTCTGTCGCGAACAAAAGTTGATGTCGTGCTTCTTGATATGCAGATGCCGGTCATGGACGGGCCGCAAACGCTAAAAGCCCTGCGTGATCTTGGCGGGCCGATGGCGAACATTCCAGTGATTGCGCTGACTGCAAACGTCATGAGCGGCCGAAAGGCTGATTATCTGGCGCGGGGGTTTCAGGGCTTTCTGGCCAAGCCGCTGAACAGGGCCGAACTTCTGGCCGAAATCAGCGCGGTGGCGGGGTGGCAAATCGGGCCTGCCATTCAAACAGACCCACGCTGA
- a CDS encoding aldo/keto reductase codes for MKTTRIGRTAAKVTDISFGCASIGNLYREISEDTAQAVLSEAWDAGIRYFDTAPHYGRGLSEQRLGQFLAGRSGFALSTKVGRVLSPASAPIAAADGYVNPAQNDVRYDYSGDGIEQSLEQSLKRLGVGRIDIVYVHDLGTYTHGAGNAAHMEAFLGSGYERLVRLKEAGRIDAFGLGVNECEICLQVMDHGPIDAILLAGRLTLLDRSAEDQLVPRCREAETSLVLGGIFNSGILATGPVDGATYDYGPAPQEVLDRVAVLQDIAAQAGVSLATLALHFARRHPAASSVLLGTAKPATLRRNLDALEQDLTPQAQAILAKVMMP; via the coding sequence ATGAAGACCACAAGGATCGGGCGAACCGCTGCCAAAGTGACCGATATATCATTTGGCTGTGCAAGCATCGGCAATCTGTATCGCGAAATTTCTGAAGACACTGCGCAGGCGGTCCTTAGCGAAGCATGGGATGCAGGTATCCGCTACTTCGATACGGCCCCGCATTACGGGCGTGGTCTGTCCGAACAGCGCCTTGGGCAGTTTCTGGCGGGGCGGTCAGGGTTTGCACTGTCCACAAAAGTGGGGCGCGTTCTGTCCCCTGCAAGCGCACCCATTGCTGCCGCTGACGGGTATGTCAATCCGGCGCAAAACGATGTGCGCTATGACTATTCTGGCGACGGGATTGAACAAAGCCTTGAGCAAAGCCTGAAGCGGCTGGGTGTTGGCCGCATTGATATTGTTTATGTGCACGATCTGGGAACCTACACGCATGGCGCGGGAAATGCCGCACATATGGAAGCGTTCCTGGGGTCGGGCTATGAACGCCTTGTCCGGCTGAAAGAAGCGGGGCGTATTGATGCGTTCGGGCTGGGGGTCAATGAATGCGAGATTTGCCTTCAGGTCATGGATCATGGCCCGATTGATGCAATCCTTCTGGCGGGCAGGTTAACGTTGCTGGATCGCAGCGCCGAGGACCAACTGGTGCCGCGCTGCCGCGAGGCGGAAACCAGCCTTGTTCTGGGCGGGATATTCAATTCCGGCATTCTGGCGACAGGGCCGGTTGATGGCGCAACATATGATTATGGCCCGGCCCCGCAGGAGGTTCTGGACCGTGTGGCCGTGTTGCAGGATATCGCCGCGCAGGCAGGTGTTTCGCTGGCGACACTGGCGCTGCATTTTGCGCGCAGACATCCGGCGGCAAGTTCGGTCCTTCTGGGCACTGCCAAGCCCGCGACATTGCGCCGGAACCTGGACGCGCTTGAACAGGACCTGACCCCGCAGGCACAGGCGATACTAGCCAAGGTCATGATGCCGTAG
- a CDS encoding GntR family transcriptional regulator, with protein MARRDTRYREAYNRLLDFCATHPVGTEMPAETTLSELTGVSRTVVRRCLSRLSELGVIAWNGREKHLLRSPVQDDRIALPDSADGREHLEQRFLDWILRFDVPAGTPLSIAELARNFEVAQHELKEFLAGLSRFGLVARRPKGGWMLRGFTKDFAVELSDFRLVLELDAVAKAVEAPVDHPIWQRLSDLRVAHLDLSANIETDFHEFSKLDEAFHEAINSVVRNRFIAEFQKVISLIFHYHYMWDKTHEKIRNLAAINEHLAIIDAIEARDVQRATDAARRHLRTSKSTLLSSLRHHDLG; from the coding sequence ATGGCCCGCAGGGATACACGCTACCGCGAAGCCTATAACCGGCTGCTTGATTTTTGCGCCACCCACCCCGTCGGCACCGAGATGCCGGCAGAAACCACCCTAAGCGAATTGACAGGTGTTAGCCGAACGGTTGTCAGGCGCTGCCTGTCGCGCCTGTCCGAACTGGGTGTAATTGCGTGGAATGGTCGCGAAAAGCACTTGTTGCGCAGCCCCGTGCAGGACGACAGAATTGCCCTGCCCGACAGCGCCGATGGCCGCGAGCATCTTGAACAGCGCTTTCTGGACTGGATTTTGCGGTTCGACGTGCCTGCCGGAACACCGCTGTCCATCGCGGAACTGGCGCGCAATTTCGAGGTTGCACAGCACGAATTGAAAGAATTTCTGGCGGGCCTCAGCCGGTTTGGACTGGTGGCGCGTCGCCCCAAGGGCGGCTGGATGCTGCGCGGCTTTACCAAGGATTTTGCGGTCGAGCTGTCGGATTTTCGTCTGGTGCTGGAGCTGGATGCCGTGGCGAAAGCCGTTGAGGCCCCGGTAGACCACCCGATATGGCAGCGACTGTCCGATCTGCGTGTCGCGCATCTGGACCTGAGCGCCAATATTGAAACCGATTTTCACGAATTTTCGAAACTGGACGAGGCCTTTCACGAAGCGATCAATTCCGTTGTGCGCAATCGTTTCATTGCCGAGTTCCAGAAAGTCATTTCGTTGATTTTCCACTACCATTACATGTGGGACAAAACGCATGAGAAAATACGCAACCTTGCCGCCATAAACGAGCATCTGGCCATTATTGACGCGATAGAAGCACGCGATGTGCAGCGCGCGACAGATGCCGCGCGCCGCCATCTGAGGACGTCGAAATCAACATTGCTGTCATCGCTACGGCATCATGACCTTGGCTAG